From a single Papaver somniferum cultivar HN1 unplaced genomic scaffold, ASM357369v1 unplaced-scaffold_19, whole genome shotgun sequence genomic region:
- the LOC113338437 gene encoding uncharacterized protein LOC113338437: MDSSNASNSNTANTTCDLLPSSSATQTKDPAWEWGERQDLANQNIITCLLCKKLIRGGGITRLKEHLLHIKGNVSSCPNVSIDIMNKVGLVNSVKRTKKAHKDNIDLAYRRANNSDEASDADTDVEEQEVEIDGNMGSRGAGAGASAGVGASQLVSQNQTKRKRISQSNSRGPIDLYMKTDHKKTQQATLERDSAVKEKLMKTAWKCISAWMTENSVSFNTVRCPSFKEMIYAIGDYGKAMPPPSYHQIRTNLFKDRLVEMKKFVDTFREHWKRFGCSIMSDGWTDGKKRHLINFLVNCPKGTVFLKSVDASNRTNDADFIRGLVKEVINDVGEEI, from the exons ATGGATTCTTCTAATGCATCAAATTCAAATACGGCAAACACTACCTGTGATTTATTGCCCTCTTCTTCGGCTACTCAAACTAAAGATCCAGCATGGGAATGGGGTGAACGCCAAGACCTAGCAAATCAAAATATAATTACTTGTTTGTTATGTAAGAAATTAATTCGTGGTGGTGGAATTACTAGGCTTAAGGAGCATCTTTTACATATTAAAGGGAATGTTTCTTCATGTCCAAATGTGTCCATTGATATTATGAACAAAGTTGGTCTGGTGAATTCTGTAAAGAGGACCAAAAAAGCTCATAAGGATAACATTGATTTAGCGTATCGGCGTGCAAACAACTCAGATGAAGCCTCTGATGCTGATACCGATGttgaagaacaagaagttgaAATTGATGGCAATATGGGCAGTCgtggtgctggtgctggtgctaGTGCTGGTGTGGGTGCTAGTCAACTAGTTTCTCAGAATCAGACAAAGAGAAAGAGGATAAGCCAAAGTAATAGTAGAGGTCCAATTGATTTATATATGAAGACAGACCACAAAAAAACTCAACAGGCCACTCTTGAAAGAGACTCAGCTGTGAAAGAGAAGTTAATGAAGACTGCATGGAAATGCATTTCAGCTTGGATGACTGAGAATTCAGTATCATTTAACACTGTTCGTTGCCCAAGTTTCAAAGAAATGATATATGCAATAGGCGACTATGGGAAAG CTATGCCCCCACCATCTTACCATCAGATTCGTACGAATCTTTTCAAGGACCGGTTAGTAGAAATGAAGAAATTTGTTGATACATTTAGGGAACATTGGAAGAGGTTTGGATGTTCTATCATGTCTGATGGCTGGACAGATGGGAAAAAGCGACATCTTATTAACTTTTTGGTGAATTGTCCGAAAGGGACAGTTTTTTTGAAGTCTGTGGATGCGTCAAACAGAACCAATGATGCTGATTTTATACGTGGGCTTGTAAAGGAGGTAATTAACGATGTTGGGGAAGAAATATAG